Proteins encoded in a region of the Elaeis guineensis isolate ETL-2024a chromosome 7, EG11, whole genome shotgun sequence genome:
- the LOC105049219 gene encoding uncharacterized protein PHLOEM PROTEIN 2-LIKE A4, producing the protein MSHQRHQQTGPHWRGDHQVVIHEERHSKLVHFPARALDITWGNDTRFWQWVDLKEDKPSTKFPEGAELIQVNWVEVKGTLAADKLSRSTTYEVLYIIKFKDDAFGWHSSHITFQVTSPHGQKSKRTVVLEPYRKDSNKWHEIHGGEFSLTSHTGEVAFSMYGDDSEWWKRGMILGGVIIKPKSA; encoded by the exons ATGAGCCACCAACGACATCAACAGACCGGCCCTCACTGGAGGGGTGATCATCAG GTTGTAATTCATGAAGAAAGGCATTCTAAACTTGTTCATTTCCCTGCAAGAGCTTTGGACATAACGTGGGGCAATGACACAAGGTTCTGGCAGTGGGTGGACCTAAAAGAAGATAAACCAAG TACAAAGTTTCCGGAGGGTGCAGAGCTCATTCAGGTGAACTGGGTTGAAGTCAAGGGGACCTTAGCCGCAGATAAACTCTCTCGTTCAACAACATATGAAGTCCTTTACATAATCAAGTTTAAGGATGATGCGTTTGGGTGGCACTCATCCCACATCACCTTTCAAGTGACCTCCCCACACGGGCAAAAGAGCAAGAGAACTGTAGTCCTGGAGCCTTATAGGAAAGACAGCAACAAATGGCATGAGATCCATGGTGGGGAGTTCAGCTTGACCTCTCACACCGGGGAAGTGGCGTTCAGCATGTATGGGGATGATAGTGAGTGGTGGAAGAGAGGGATGATTCTCGGAGGTGTTATAATCAAGCCTAAATCGGCTTAA